The proteins below come from a single Desulfomicrobium escambiense DSM 10707 genomic window:
- a CDS encoding ABC transporter substrate-binding protein, with protein MKRLVVLSLVLAMVCGFAGMSLAADDTVRIGVFLPLTGQNAFGGQLELEGVQMAHKEMGEIMGKKVELFVVDNKSDKVESANAVKRLIEKEKVQAIIGTYGSSLAMAGGEVSEKAGIPQVGTSCTNPLVTQGKKYIFRVCFIDPFQGAGAATYAFKDLGAKKAALLIDVANDYSVGLANFFKKSFNKMGGEIVATLNYQSGDQDFTAQLQEIMSKEPDVLFIPSYFAEGAIIMKQAKELGSKFKIMGGDAMDNPEITAIGGDAVEGFMHTTFPYDPSMPDMNPVAKKFTADWSKANPGKDPNVNAALGYDAYMIIMDAIKRAGSAEPQAITDALAATKGFVGVTGTTTINETHDAEKPVGLVMIKGGKKTYVGSITPEL; from the coding sequence ATGAAAAGACTTGTAGTCCTGTCTCTGGTTCTGGCCATGGTCTGCGGCTTTGCCGGCATGTCCCTGGCTGCCGACGACACCGTCCGCATCGGCGTGTTTCTTCCCCTGACCGGCCAGAACGCCTTCGGCGGCCAGCTGGAACTGGAAGGCGTGCAGATGGCCCACAAGGAAATGGGCGAGATCATGGGCAAGAAGGTCGAACTGTTCGTCGTTGACAACAAGTCCGACAAGGTCGAGTCCGCCAACGCGGTCAAGCGCCTGATCGAAAAGGAAAAGGTCCAGGCCATCATCGGTACCTACGGATCCTCCCTGGCCATGGCCGGCGGTGAAGTGTCCGAAAAGGCCGGCATCCCCCAGGTCGGCACCAGCTGCACCAACCCGCTGGTCACCCAGGGCAAGAAGTACATCTTCCGCGTGTGCTTCATCGACCCCTTCCAGGGCGCCGGCGCAGCCACCTACGCCTTCAAGGACCTGGGCGCCAAGAAGGCCGCCCTGCTGATCGACGTGGCCAACGACTACTCCGTGGGTCTGGCCAACTTCTTCAAGAAGTCTTTCAACAAGATGGGCGGCGAGATCGTGGCCACCCTGAACTACCAGTCCGGCGACCAGGATTTCACCGCTCAGCTGCAGGAAATCATGTCCAAGGAGCCTGACGTTCTGTTCATCCCCTCCTACTTCGCCGAAGGCGCCATCATCATGAAGCAGGCCAAGGAGTTGGGCTCCAAGTTCAAGATCATGGGCGGCGACGCCATGGACAACCCCGAAATCACCGCCATCGGCGGCGACGCCGTGGAAGGCTTCATGCACACCACCTTCCCCTACGATCCGTCCATGCCCGACATGAACCCCGTGGCCAAGAAGTTCACGGCTGACTGGTCCAAGGCCAACCCCGGCAAGGACCCCAACGTCAACGCCGCCCTGGGCTATGACGCCTACATGATCATCATGGACGCCATCAAGCGCGCCGGCTCCGCCGAGCCCCAGGCCATCACTGACGCCCTGGCCGCCACCAAGGGCTTCGTCGGCGTGACGGGCACCACCACCATCAACGAGACCCACGACGCCGAAAAGCCCGTCGGTCTGGTCATGATCAAGGGTGGCAAGAAGACCTACGTCGGCAGCATCACTCCCGAACTCTAA
- a CDS encoding branched-chain amino acid ABC transporter permease, translating to MNRSTTILLNLVLIGCLGLFLWWAEGNLDGYKIQILNLIAVNIILALSLNLIYGFTGMFSLGHAGFMAIGAYVCSILIMTPEQKETLFILQEALPWVQNSHAPFLMAVIAGGAVAALFGLVIGAPLLRLGDDYLGIATLGFAEIVRVIANNIPRVTNGALGFKGIPDHANLWWNYGWCLLTLYFVIRILNSNTGNVFKAIRDDETAAKAMGINVFKIKLLSFTFGAFFAGVGGALLASLLTTIDPKMFLFTLTFNVLMIVVTGGLGSITGSILAGTGITVMLEWLRFVENPVTIGDWTLPGIPGMRMVVFSLVLILVILFRREGIMGMREIHWGTVARFMKGGKA from the coding sequence ATGAACCGCTCAACGACAATACTGCTCAACCTCGTCCTGATCGGCTGCCTGGGACTTTTCCTGTGGTGGGCCGAAGGGAATCTGGACGGCTACAAGATCCAGATCCTGAACCTCATCGCCGTGAACATCATCCTGGCGCTGTCACTGAACCTCATCTACGGCTTCACGGGCATGTTCAGCCTCGGGCACGCCGGCTTCATGGCCATCGGCGCCTACGTCTGCTCCATCCTCATCATGACGCCGGAGCAGAAGGAGACGCTCTTCATCCTGCAGGAGGCCCTGCCCTGGGTGCAGAACTCCCACGCGCCGTTCCTGATGGCGGTGATCGCCGGCGGGGCCGTGGCGGCCCTCTTCGGGCTGGTCATCGGCGCGCCGCTGCTGCGCCTGGGTGACGACTATCTGGGCATCGCCACCCTGGGCTTCGCCGAGATCGTGCGCGTCATCGCCAACAACATCCCGCGCGTGACCAACGGGGCGCTGGGTTTCAAGGGCATCCCCGACCACGCCAACCTTTGGTGGAACTACGGATGGTGTCTGTTGACCCTCTACTTCGTGATCCGCATCCTGAACAGCAACACAGGCAACGTCTTCAAGGCCATCCGCGACGACGAGACCGCGGCCAAGGCCATGGGCATCAACGTGTTCAAGATCAAGCTCCTGTCCTTCACCTTCGGCGCCTTTTTCGCAGGGGTGGGCGGGGCGTTGCTGGCCAGCCTGCTGACCACCATCGACCCCAAGATGTTCCTCTTTACCCTGACCTTCAACGTGCTCATGATCGTCGTCACCGGCGGCCTGGGTTCCATCACCGGTTCCATCCTGGCCGGCACGGGCATCACTGTCATGCTGGAGTGGCTGCGCTTCGTGGAGAACCCCGTGACCATCGGCGACTGGACCCTGCCCGGCATTCCCGGCATGCGCATGGTCGTCTTCTCCCTGGTGCTCATCCTCGTCATCCTCTTCCGCCGCGAAGGGATCATGGGCATGCGCGAAATCCACTGGGGCACCGTGGCTCGGTTCATGAAGGGAGGCAAGGCATGA
- a CDS encoding IclR family transcriptional regulator: MAGKDNSSETLAKGLWILDIFGDDDVGYTLSQISRRTGINKTSIYRYVNTFCELGFLKRDDRTGLYRLGVRMLALAHAMLEKSELERAVKTQVDAAHERHGVHIDVGILSGDAIYLIYRRESQDTKAFRSFSYGSEPYYLAAGKAAMAFMDREELAALVGRLELSPKTDKTVTSPEALLADLRESAERGYTRNREEFVPGLIAIGAPLYSLRTGKVVGGVSFDSSTDRYSMDEFEKRFAGYLVELAKKISAVVSW, translated from the coding sequence ATGGCAGGCAAGGACAACAGTTCCGAAACATTGGCCAAGGGCCTCTGGATCCTCGACATTTTCGGCGATGACGACGTCGGTTACACCCTTTCCCAGATTTCCCGCCGCACCGGCATCAATAAGACTTCCATCTACAGATACGTCAACACGTTCTGCGAGCTCGGCTTCCTGAAGCGCGACGACCGCACGGGTCTCTACCGCCTGGGCGTGCGCATGCTGGCCCTGGCCCACGCCATGCTCGAAAAGAGCGAGTTGGAGCGCGCCGTCAAGACCCAGGTCGACGCCGCCCACGAGCGTCACGGCGTGCACATCGACGTGGGCATCCTGTCCGGCGACGCCATCTACCTCATCTACCGCCGCGAGTCCCAGGACACCAAGGCCTTCCGTTCCTTCAGCTACGGCTCGGAGCCCTACTACCTGGCTGCGGGCAAGGCGGCCATGGCCTTCATGGACCGGGAGGAACTCGCGGCCCTTGTGGGCCGGCTGGAGCTTTCGCCCAAGACCGACAAGACCGTCACATCGCCCGAGGCGCTGCTGGCCGACCTGCGCGAATCCGCCGAGCGCGGATACACGCGCAACCGGGAGGAGTTCGTGCCTGGGCTCATCGCCATCGGCGCCCCCCTGTACAGCCTGCGCACGGGCAAGGTGGTGGGCGGGGTCAGCTTCGACTCCTCCACGGACCGCTACTCCATGGATGAGTTCGAGAAGCGTTTCGCCGGCTACCTCGTGGAGCTGGCCAAGAAGATTTCCGCAGTGGTGTCCTGGTAG
- a CDS encoding branched-chain amino acid ABC transporter permease, giving the protein MNLATFIQHFLNSLTLGSLYALIAIGYTMVYGILRLINFAHSEIFMLGAYLVFWGITLFHLPWPVAMVASIILVAGIGILVDRIAYRPLRDAPRISALISAIGVSFFLQNVAIVFFQAIPRQVYRPAWLENPMLWGDVRVLPLTLFVPLLSLFLMLALVYIVYHTKAGLGMRAISKDIETSYLMGVSVNKVIALTFGIGSALAAASGIMWALRYPQLQPIMGAIPGFKAFIAAVFGGIGSIQGAVIGGVALGFIEIMTVAFFPDLAGYRDAFAFVLLIGILLVKPTGLLGVKTEDKV; this is encoded by the coding sequence ATGAACCTGGCAACTTTCATCCAGCATTTTCTGAACAGCCTGACCCTCGGCAGTCTGTATGCGCTCATCGCCATCGGCTACACCATGGTCTACGGCATCCTGCGGCTGATCAACTTCGCCCACAGCGAAATCTTCATGCTCGGTGCCTATCTCGTGTTCTGGGGCATCACGCTTTTCCACCTGCCCTGGCCTGTGGCCATGGTCGCATCCATCATCCTGGTCGCGGGCATAGGCATCCTCGTGGACCGCATCGCCTACCGGCCCTTGCGCGACGCTCCCCGCATCTCGGCCCTGATCAGCGCCATCGGCGTCTCCTTTTTCCTGCAGAACGTGGCCATCGTCTTCTTCCAGGCCATCCCGCGGCAGGTCTACCGTCCTGCCTGGCTGGAGAACCCCATGCTCTGGGGCGACGTGCGCGTCCTGCCCCTGACCCTCTTCGTGCCGCTGCTGTCGCTCTTCCTCATGCTGGCCCTGGTCTACATCGTGTACCACACCAAGGCGGGCCTGGGCATGCGCGCCATCAGCAAGGACATCGAGACGAGCTACCTCATGGGCGTGTCCGTGAACAAGGTCATCGCCCTGACGTTCGGCATCGGCTCGGCCCTGGCCGCGGCCAGCGGCATCATGTGGGCCCTGCGGTACCCGCAGCTGCAGCCCATCATGGGCGCCATCCCGGGCTTCAAGGCCTTCATCGCGGCCGTGTTCGGGGGCATCGGCTCCATCCAGGGCGCGGTCATCGGCGGCGTGGCCCTGGGCTTCATCGAAATCATGACCGTGGCATTTTTCCCTGATCTGGCAGGATACCGCGACGCCTTCGCCTTTGTCCTGCTGATCGGCATCCTGCTGGTCAAACCGACAGGCCTGCTGGGCGTCAAGACGGAGGACAAGGTCTGA